The following proteins are encoded in a genomic region of Methanobrevibacter gottschalkii DSM 11977:
- the uvrA gene encoding excinuclease ABC subunit UvrA: MTEDSKKQIIIRGAREHNLQDIDVCVPRDEFIVITGLSGSGKSSLAFDTIYAEGQRRYVESLSAYARQFLGQMKKPEMESIEGLSPAISIDQKTTRENPRSTVGTITEIYDYLRLLFARVGIPHCPNCGKEISQQTLGQIGDSIIEEGEGLKIQILAPIVRDKKGQHKDVFEDLRNKGFVRVRVDGEIRELEEDIGLAKTYRHSIDVVVDRLKTRRDVDFKRRLVDSLETASEFSEGLITVLFTKDDEDYEKKYSEHFACVDCGINFEELTPRMFSFNAPQGACPECNGIGSKMEIDPDLIVPDKTLTLSEGAIAPWSKSSTKENYYYQMLEAVSEYFNFSMDIPFNELDKEYQNTILYGCNDKIPFTFKRRNKSYMVNRKFEGVIPRMERLYVETKSNYSRKYLSKFMSDRKCHVCGGKRLRPEVLAVTVGGKSIIDVCDMAIKDSYQFFQDLKLTERENFIAKEVLKEIKERLSFLVEVGLDYLSMSRSSGTLSGGEAQRIRLATQIGSGLVGVLYILDEPSIGLHQRDNIKLIDALKRLKDLGNTLVVVEHDEETILSADYVVDIGPGAGEHGGKVVAQGTPLDIMNNPDSITGQYISRVKKIEIPKQRRPGNGNFIRIVGAAQNNLKDIDVDIPLGKFTCVTGVSGSGKSSLINEILYKGVQGKLAKKFTFAGKYKEIEGLENIDKVIAIDQKPIGRTPRSNPATYTGVFTDIRELFANTPESKARGYKPGRFSFNVKGGRCEACSGDGIVQIEMHFLADVYVPCEVCGGKRYNEETLDIRYKGKNIYEVLEMTVEEALEFFENIPKITKKLQTLYDVGLGYMKIGQPATTLSGGEAQRIKLAKELSRTSTGKTLYILDEPTTGLHFADIERLLDVLARLTDAGNSVVVIEHNLDVIKTADHIIDLGPEGGDGGGQVIATGTPEDIAKAGTYTGEFLEKMLNENITPYAKELVEDIGK, translated from the coding sequence ATGACTGAAGATTCTAAAAAACAGATTATCATCCGAGGTGCACGTGAGCACAATTTACAGGACATTGATGTTTGCGTCCCCCGTGATGAATTCATTGTAATTACAGGTTTAAGCGGATCAGGTAAGTCTTCATTAGCTTTCGATACAATTTATGCTGAAGGACAGCGTAGATATGTTGAATCTTTATCAGCTTATGCAAGACAGTTCTTAGGTCAAATGAAAAAACCTGAAATGGAATCCATTGAAGGATTATCTCCGGCTATTTCAATTGATCAAAAGACTACAAGAGAAAACCCAAGATCTACTGTGGGTACAATTACTGAAATTTATGACTACTTGAGATTATTATTTGCAAGGGTTGGAATTCCTCATTGTCCTAATTGTGGAAAAGAAATATCACAACAAACTCTTGGACAAATAGGTGATTCAATCATCGAGGAAGGGGAAGGTCTTAAAATCCAAATCCTAGCACCTATTGTAAGAGATAAAAAAGGTCAGCACAAAGATGTCTTTGAAGATTTAAGAAACAAAGGTTTTGTAAGAGTACGTGTTGATGGTGAGATAAGAGAATTGGAAGAAGATATTGGCCTTGCAAAAACATACAGACACAGTATTGATGTTGTGGTTGATAGACTTAAAACCAGACGGGATGTTGATTTTAAAAGGAGATTGGTTGATTCTCTTGAAACTGCATCAGAATTTTCTGAAGGTTTAATTACCGTATTATTCACCAAGGATGATGAGGATTATGAGAAAAAATACTCAGAACATTTTGCATGTGTTGATTGCGGAATAAACTTTGAAGAATTAACTCCAAGGATGTTTTCATTTAACGCTCCTCAGGGAGCTTGTCCAGAATGTAATGGTATTGGTTCTAAGATGGAGATTGATCCGGATTTAATTGTTCCGGATAAAACACTAACATTAAGTGAAGGAGCTATTGCGCCGTGGTCAAAATCTTCAACAAAAGAAAATTATTATTACCAAATGCTTGAGGCAGTATCCGAGTATTTTAATTTCAGTATGGACATTCCATTTAATGAATTGGATAAAGAATATCAAAATACAATTCTTTATGGTTGTAATGATAAAATCCCGTTCACTTTTAAAAGAAGAAATAAATCTTACATGGTTAACCGTAAATTTGAAGGTGTTATTCCAAGAATGGAAAGGTTATATGTGGAAACTAAATCCAACTATTCAAGAAAATACCTCTCAAAGTTCATGTCTGATAGAAAATGTCATGTTTGTGGAGGTAAACGACTCAGACCAGAAGTATTGGCAGTTACTGTTGGCGGAAAATCAATTATTGATGTTTGTGATATGGCAATTAAAGATTCATATCAATTCTTCCAGGATTTAAAATTAACTGAAAGAGAGAATTTCATTGCAAAAGAAGTTTTAAAAGAAATTAAAGAACGTTTAAGCTTTTTAGTTGAAGTTGGACTTGATTATTTGTCCATGTCAAGATCTTCCGGTACTTTATCTGGTGGAGAAGCTCAAAGGATTAGATTGGCCACTCAGATTGGTTCTGGTCTGGTGGGAGTACTCTACATTTTAGATGAACCAAGTATTGGGCTTCACCAAAGAGACAATATAAAACTTATTGATGCTCTTAAAAGACTTAAGGATTTGGGAAATACTCTTGTGGTAGTGGAACATGATGAAGAAACAATTTTGTCTGCTGATTATGTTGTAGATATCGGTCCGGGTGCTGGTGAGCACGGTGGTAAGGTTGTGGCTCAGGGAACACCGCTGGACATTATGAATAATCCAGATTCCATTACTGGTCAGTACATATCACGGGTTAAAAAAATAGAAATTCCTAAACAGAGAAGACCTGGAAATGGTAATTTCATAAGAATTGTTGGTGCTGCTCAAAATAACCTTAAAGATATTGATGTGGATATCCCATTAGGTAAATTTACTTGTGTAACAGGGGTTAGTGGGTCTGGTAAAAGTAGTTTAATTAATGAAATATTATACAAAGGGGTTCAAGGTAAATTAGCTAAGAAATTTACTTTCGCCGGTAAATATAAGGAAATTGAAGGATTGGAAAATATTGATAAAGTTATTGCAATAGATCAAAAACCAATTGGAAGAACTCCACGTTCAAATCCTGCAACTTATACTGGAGTGTTTACTGATATTCGTGAGTTATTTGCAAACACTCCAGAATCTAAAGCTAGAGGTTACAAACCTGGAAGATTTTCTTTTAATGTAAAAGGGGGAAGATGTGAAGCATGTTCTGGTGATGGTATTGTTCAAATTGAAATGCACTTTTTAGCAGATGTTTATGTGCCATGTGAAGTTTGTGGTGGTAAAAGATACAATGAAGAAACTTTGGATATTAGGTATAAAGGTAAAAATATCTATGAAGTTTTGGAAATGACTGTTGAAGAAGCACTAGAGTTCTTTGAGAATATTCCAAAGATTACTAAAAAACTTCAGACTTTATATGATGTTGGATTAGGTTATATGAAGATTGGTCAGCCTGCAACAACATTGTCTGGTGGTGAGGCTCAGAGAATTAAATTAGCTAAAGAGTTATCTAGAACAAGCACCGGCAAAACTTTATATATTTTAGATGAACCTACTACTGGTCTTCATTTCGCCGATATTGAAAGGTTGCTTGATGTTTTAGCAAGATTGACTGATGCGGGCAATTCAGTTGTTGTTATTGAACACAATTTGGATGTTATTAAAACAGCTGATCATATTATTGATTTAGGTCCTGAAGGAGGTGACGGTGGTGGTCAGGTGATTGCTACTGGAACACCTGAAGACATTGCTAAAGCTGGAACTTATACTGGTGAATTCTTGGAAAAAATGCTTAATGAGAATATTACTCCTTATGCAAAAGAATTAGTAGAGGATATTGGTAAATAA
- a CDS encoding ammonium transporter, producing the protein MVLSTGNTAWMLIATIMVLLMSVPGIAFFYGGLSKRKNVLNSMFLSLIAFAIVSILWVMYGYQFAFADLSFAGLIGIPKTLFMEGIGVGSLTGTIPTFVFAGFQLTFAGLTAAVVSGAIVGRMKTKAWVIFIILWATFVYIPICHWIWGGGWLMNIGAIDFAGGVAVEVNSGFSALALALILGKRKDTSLLPHNLGYSILGAGFLWFGWMGFNGGSALAANGLAGSAILVSNTAAAVAMIVWLLLDVLNDGKPTVLGAITGAVAGLVAVTPAAGFVSLSGGIIIGLGASLISYYAVFYIKSKFGYDDALDVFGVHGLSGVWGLIATGLFAAPSINGVAGLFYGNPEQLIIQLIAVVAAISYSFTVSYFIGKVLDILIGLRVDDKEEIMGLDSALHEESGYRI; encoded by the coding sequence ATGGTTTTAAGTACAGGAAATACTGCATGGATGCTTATTGCAACGATTATGGTTTTATTAATGAGTGTTCCAGGTATTGCATTTTTTTATGGTGGTTTATCAAAAAGAAAAAACGTATTAAACTCAATGTTTCTATCTTTAATAGCATTTGCAATTGTTAGTATTCTTTGGGTTATGTATGGTTATCAATTTGCATTTGCAGATTTAAGTTTTGCGGGTTTAATAGGAATTCCAAAAACATTATTCATGGAAGGAATTGGTGTAGGTTCTCTGACAGGAACTATTCCAACATTTGTCTTTGCCGGATTTCAGCTAACATTTGCAGGATTAACTGCTGCAGTTGTATCAGGAGCAATTGTTGGAAGAATGAAAACAAAAGCATGGGTAATATTTATCATATTATGGGCAACATTTGTTTATATTCCAATTTGCCACTGGATTTGGGGTGGAGGATGGTTAATGAACATTGGAGCCATTGATTTTGCAGGTGGTGTTGCAGTTGAAGTTAACTCTGGTTTTTCAGCTCTTGCTCTAGCTTTAATACTTGGAAAAAGAAAGGATACATCATTGCTTCCACATAACTTAGGATACTCAATTCTAGGTGCAGGATTCCTATGGTTTGGATGGATGGGATTCAATGGAGGATCTGCTCTTGCAGCTAATGGTCTTGCAGGTTCTGCAATTCTTGTTTCAAATACTGCTGCAGCTGTTGCAATGATTGTTTGGTTGCTTTTAGATGTGCTCAATGATGGAAAACCGACAGTTTTAGGTGCAATTACTGGTGCAGTTGCAGGACTTGTTGCAGTCACTCCTGCTGCGGGTTTTGTTTCACTTTCTGGCGGGATAATAATTGGTTTAGGCGCATCGTTGATTTCATATTATGCAGTTTTTTATATTAAAAGCAAATTTGGTTATGATGATGCATTGGATGTATTTGGTGTTCACGGACTTTCTGGTGTTTGGGGATTAATTGCAACTGGTTTATTCGCAGCACCATCAATAAATGGTGTGGCAGGTCTATTTTATGGAAATCCTGAACAGTTGATTATTCAATTAATAGCAGTTGTTGCAGCTATTTCATATTCATTTACCGTAAGTTATTTCATTGGAAAAGTGTTAGATATTTTAATTGGATTAAGGGTAGATGATAAAGAAGAAATAATGGGTCTTGATTCTGCATTACATGAAGAATCAGGATATAGAATTTAA